The following coding sequences are from one Kushneria phosphatilytica window:
- the fdxA gene encoding ferredoxin FdxA — MTFVVTESCIRCKYTDCVEVCPVDCFYEGPNFLVIHPDECIDCALCEPECPVDAIYSEDEVPKDQEEFIELNAELAEVWPNINERIDPPSDADEWKDVKNKRDQLDRNPPA; from the coding sequence ATGACGTTCGTTGTGACCGAAAGCTGCATTCGCTGCAAATACACCGACTGTGTGGAAGTCTGCCCGGTCGACTGCTTCTACGAGGGGCCCAACTTTCTGGTCATTCATCCCGATGAATGCATCGACTGCGCGCTATGTGAGCCTGAATGCCCTGTTGATGCCATCTACTCCGAGGATGAGGTTCCGAAGGATCAGGAAGAATTCATCGAACTCAATGCCGAACTGGCAGAAGTCTGGCCCAACATCAACGAGCGTATCGACCCACCGTCGGATGCCGATGAGTGGAAGGATGTGAAAAACAAACGCGATCAGCTCGACCGCAATCCACCGGCCTGA
- the eno gene encoding phosphopyruvate hydratase: MAEIVDIQALEILDSRGNPTVFAEVTLKSGARGSAGAPSGASTGSREALELRDGDKSRYLGKGVKKAVEAVNTRIAERLKGMDALDQQAIDDAMRELDGTDNKGSLGANAILAVSLAVAVAASREKGVPLYSHIADLYGTPGQYSMPLPMMNIMNGGEHADNNVDIQEFMIQPVGAPTFAEGLRMGAEVFHALKKVLAGRGLSTAVGDEGGFAPDLESNADALAAIKQAVSDAGYTLDRDITLALDCAASEFYREGQYQLSGENRSYSSEGFVDYLEQLVNDYPVVSIEDGLDESDWDGWKLLTDRLGNRVQLVGDDLFVTNTRILKEGIDKGVGNSILIKVNQIGSLTETLEAVRMARDAGYTAIISHRSGETEDTFIADLAVGTRAGQIKTGSLSRSDRVAKYNRLLVIEHQLGDQARYQGRSEIKGQSGF; this comes from the coding sequence ATGGCAGAAATTGTTGATATCCAGGCGCTCGAGATCCTCGATTCCCGCGGTAATCCTACCGTGTTCGCCGAGGTGACGCTCAAGAGCGGTGCTCGGGGAAGTGCGGGGGCTCCGTCTGGCGCCTCTACCGGCTCGCGCGAGGCTCTGGAGTTGCGTGACGGTGATAAGTCGCGCTATCTGGGCAAGGGTGTCAAAAAGGCCGTTGAGGCGGTCAATACCCGAATTGCCGAGCGTCTCAAGGGGATGGATGCGCTGGATCAGCAGGCGATCGATGACGCCATGCGCGAGCTGGATGGGACCGATAACAAGGGGTCTCTGGGTGCCAACGCCATTCTCGCGGTCTCACTGGCAGTAGCCGTGGCGGCTTCCCGTGAGAAAGGGGTGCCGCTTTACTCGCATATCGCTGACCTCTATGGCACCCCGGGCCAGTATTCGATGCCGCTGCCGATGATGAACATCATGAATGGCGGCGAGCATGCCGATAACAATGTCGATATCCAGGAGTTCATGATCCAGCCTGTCGGAGCACCGACCTTTGCCGAAGGGCTTCGCATGGGGGCAGAGGTCTTTCATGCGCTCAAGAAGGTGCTTGCGGGTCGAGGCCTGTCTACCGCCGTAGGGGATGAGGGTGGTTTCGCGCCGGATCTTGAATCCAATGCTGATGCACTGGCGGCCATCAAGCAGGCGGTCAGTGATGCCGGTTATACGCTGGATCGTGACATTACGCTGGCGCTCGACTGCGCTGCTTCGGAGTTCTACCGGGAAGGGCAGTACCAGCTCTCCGGCGAAAACCGCAGCTACTCCAGCGAGGGCTTTGTCGATTATCTGGAGCAGCTGGTCAACGACTATCCGGTGGTGTCGATCGAGGATGGCCTGGATGAATCCGACTGGGATGGCTGGAAGCTGCTGACCGACCGTCTTGGCAATCGAGTCCAGTTGGTCGGCGATGATCTGTTTGTGACCAATACCCGCATTCTCAAGGAAGGCATCGACAAGGGGGTAGGCAACTCGATTCTGATCAAGGTCAATCAGATCGGATCGCTGACCGAGACGCTGGAAGCTGTACGTATGGCACGGGATGCCGGCTATACCGCCATCATTTCGCATCGCAGTGGCGAAACCGAGGATACCTTCATTGCCGATCTGGCAGTCGGTACCCGGGCTGGCCAGATCAAGACCGGTTCCCTGTCACGCAGTGATCGTGTTGCCAAATACAACCGGCTGCTGGTCATCGAGCATCAGCTGGGGGATCAGGCTCGCTACCAGGGGCGTTCCGAAATCAAGGGACAGTCGGGTTTTTAA
- a CDS encoding CTP synthase, with translation MTTRYIFVTGGVVSSLGKGIAAASLAAILEARGLKVTILKLDPYINVDPGTMSPFQHGEVFVTEDGAETDLDLGHYERFIRSRMTQANNFTTGRVYEHVLRKERRGDYLGGTVQVIPHITDEIQRRIKAGGDGYDVALVEIGGTVGDIESLPFLEAIRQLRTEVGPSRALFLHLTLVPYIKTAGETKTKPTQHSVKELRSIGIQPDILVCRSEVELEQGERNKIALFTNVEQRAVIPMQDADTIYRIPLMLHDFGLDEIICDKLRIEAPQADLGEWVHVLDAKLNPLKTVNIAMVGKYMELLDAYKSLNEALIHAGIQTRVKVNIDYIDSEDIERDGVGRLEGKDAILVPGGFGSRGVEGKIATARYAREHDIPYLGICLGMQVAVIEFARHIAGWGDANSTEFTHDTRHPVVGLITEWITPEGRIEVRDEASDLGGTMRLGGQSCNLKAGSKAREIYGAETIVERHRHRYEINEQFIDDLERAGLVISGRSVDNALVEMVELADHPWYVACQFHPEFTSTPRDGHPLFTGFVNAALTHRAARNQKAQGREDG, from the coding sequence ATGACGACGCGATATATCTTCGTGACCGGTGGCGTTGTGTCTTCTCTCGGCAAGGGCATCGCCGCTGCCTCCCTGGCCGCCATTTTGGAAGCGCGTGGCCTGAAGGTCACGATTCTCAAGCTCGACCCTTATATCAACGTCGATCCGGGCACCATGAGCCCCTTTCAGCACGGTGAAGTGTTTGTCACCGAGGATGGTGCCGAAACCGATCTCGACCTGGGTCACTACGAGCGTTTCATCCGCTCGCGCATGACCCAGGCCAACAACTTCACCACCGGTCGGGTCTATGAGCACGTTCTGCGCAAGGAGCGTCGCGGTGATTACCTGGGCGGCACGGTGCAGGTCATTCCGCATATTACCGATGAAATCCAGCGCCGTATCAAGGCGGGCGGTGACGGCTATGATGTGGCTCTGGTGGAGATCGGTGGCACGGTCGGGGATATCGAGTCCCTGCCTTTTCTGGAAGCCATCCGTCAGCTGCGTACCGAGGTTGGACCCAGCCGAGCGCTGTTTTTGCATCTGACGCTGGTGCCCTATATCAAGACCGCCGGTGAAACCAAGACCAAACCGACCCAGCACAGTGTCAAGGAGCTGCGCTCGATCGGCATCCAGCCGGATATCCTGGTCTGTCGTAGCGAGGTTGAGCTGGAGCAGGGCGAACGCAACAAGATTGCCCTGTTTACCAACGTCGAACAGCGGGCAGTCATCCCCATGCAGGATGCCGATACCATCTATCGCATTCCTTTGATGCTGCATGACTTCGGTCTGGATGAAATCATCTGCGACAAGCTGCGCATCGAAGCGCCCCAGGCCGATCTCGGGGAGTGGGTACATGTACTGGATGCCAAGCTCAATCCGCTCAAGACCGTCAATATTGCGATGGTCGGCAAGTACATGGAGCTTCTGGATGCCTACAAATCGCTGAATGAAGCACTGATTCATGCCGGTATCCAGACTCGGGTGAAAGTCAATATCGACTATATCGATTCCGAAGATATCGAGCGCGATGGTGTGGGCCGCCTTGAAGGCAAGGATGCGATTCTGGTGCCTGGCGGTTTCGGCTCACGCGGTGTTGAAGGCAAGATCGCTACCGCACGTTATGCTCGCGAACACGACATTCCCTATCTGGGAATCTGCCTGGGCATGCAGGTCGCCGTAATCGAGTTTGCTCGTCATATTGCCGGCTGGGGTGATGCCAACTCCACCGAATTTACCCATGATACCCGCCATCCGGTAGTCGGTCTGATTACCGAGTGGATTACCCCCGAGGGGCGGATCGAGGTGCGCGATGAAGCATCGGACCTGGGCGGTACCATGCGTTTGGGCGGCCAGAGCTGCAATCTGAAAGCGGGTTCGAAGGCACGCGAAATCTATGGCGCGGAAACCATTGTCGAACGCCACCGTCACCGCTACGAGATCAACGAACAGTTCATCGATGATCTTGAGCGCGCAGGGCTGGTGATCTCGGGCCGCAGTGTGGATAACGCGCTGGTCGAGATGGTCGAGCTGGCCGATCATCCGTGGTATGTGGCCTGTCAGTTCCATCCGGAATTCACATCCACGCCACGTGACGGCCATCCGTTGTTCACCGGCTTCGTCAACGCCGCGCTGACACATCGCGCAGCACGCAATCAGAAGGCTCAGGGGAGAGAAGATGGCTGA
- the kdsA gene encoding 3-deoxy-8-phosphooctulonate synthase: protein MSAQRVIEIGGVSLANDRPLALFGGMNVLESRELAIEVADGWAQATRRLGIPWVFKASFDKANRSSIHSFRGPGLDKGLAILDEIKKRFDVPVLTDVHEPAQAAPAAEVCDVIQLPAFLARQTDLVMAMAATGAAINIKKPQFIAPHEMRHIITKFSEAGNERLTLCERGSSFGYNNLVVDMLGFATMKATGYPLVFDVTHSLQQPGGRADSAGGRRAQVADLARAGVAVGLAGLFVEAHPDPDRALCDGPCALPLDRLPGFLEQVQLLDRTVKGMAPLDLGPDVAE from the coding sequence ATGAGCGCTCAGCGTGTGATCGAGATCGGAGGCGTCAGTCTGGCCAATGACCGGCCGCTGGCACTGTTCGGTGGCATGAATGTGCTGGAGTCGCGCGAGCTGGCCATCGAGGTGGCTGACGGCTGGGCTCAGGCGACCCGACGGCTCGGTATACCCTGGGTATTCAAGGCCAGTTTCGACAAGGCCAACCGGAGCTCGATCCACTCTTTCCGTGGTCCCGGTCTCGACAAGGGGCTGGCCATTCTGGACGAAATCAAAAAGCGCTTTGATGTCCCGGTGCTGACCGATGTTCACGAGCCGGCCCAGGCGGCACCAGCGGCCGAAGTCTGTGATGTGATTCAGCTACCGGCCTTTCTTGCCCGGCAGACGGATCTGGTTATGGCGATGGCTGCAACCGGGGCAGCGATCAACATCAAGAAGCCGCAGTTCATCGCACCTCACGAGATGCGCCATATCATCACCAAGTTCAGCGAGGCCGGCAACGAGCGTCTGACGCTGTGCGAGCGTGGATCGAGCTTCGGGTACAACAATCTGGTGGTAGACATGCTGGGGTTCGCCACGATGAAGGCGACCGGTTATCCACTGGTGTTCGATGTGACCCACTCCCTCCAGCAACCGGGTGGACGTGCCGACAGCGCTGGTGGTCGTCGCGCCCAGGTCGCCGATCTGGCGCGTGCCGGGGTGGCAGTGGGGCTGGCCGGCCTGTTTGTGGAAGCCCATCCTGATCCTGATCGGGCACTGTGTGATGGTCCTTGTGCATTACCGCTTGATCGGCTGCCGGGTTTTCTCGAGCAGGTGCAGCTGCTGGATCGCACCGTCAAGGGTATGGCGCCGCTTGATCTGGGTCCGGACGTGGCAGAATAG